The following nucleotide sequence is from Streptomyces xiamenensis.
GACCACTACCTGGAGGTCGAACTCGATCTGAGCGACGTGGTCTTCCTGGCCACCGCCAACATGCTGGAGGGCATCCCGCAGCCGCTGCTCGACCGGATGGAACTGGTGCAGCTCGACGGCTACACCGAGGACGAGAAGGTCACCATCGCCCGGGAGCACCTGCTGCGCCGCCAGCTGGAGCGGGCGGGCCTGGACCCCGCCGAGGTGGGGGTGACCGACGGCGTGCTGCGCAAGCTGGCCGGCGAGTACACCCGCGAGGCGGGCGTGCGTTCCCTGGAACGCTCCCTGGCCCGGCTGCTGCGCAAGGTCGCCGCCCGCAACGAGCTGGGCGAACTGACCCTGCCGCACACCGTCACCGAGGACGATCTGCGCGGCCTCATCGGCCGTCCGCACCACACGCCGGAGGCGGCCCAGTCGCCCGAGCAGCGGCGCACGGCGGTCCCCGGCGTGGCCACCGGGCTCGCGGTCACCGGCGCCGGGGGCGACGTGCTCTACATCGAGGCGTCGCTGGCGGACGCGGAGACCGGCGGCGCCGGGCTGAGCCTCACGGGCCAGCTGGGCGACGTCATGAAGGAGTCCGGCCAGATCGCCCTGTCCTACCTGCGCTCGCGCGGCGCCGAACTGGAACTGCCGGTCGGCGACCTCAAGGAACGCGGCGTCCATCTGCACATCCCCGCCGGGGCGGTGCCCAAGGACGGCCCCAGCGCCGGCATCACCATGACCACCGCGCTGGCCTCGCTGCTGTCCGGGCGCCAGGTGCGGCCGGACGTGGCGATGACCGGTGAGGTCTCGCTGACCGGCCGGGTGCTGCCGATCGGCGGCGTCAAGCAGAAGCTGCTCGCCGCGCACCGGGCCGGCATCACCACGGTGATCATCCCGCAGCGCAACGAGCCCGATCTGGACGACGTGCCCCGTGAGGTGCTGGCGGACCTGGAGGTGCACCCGGTCACCGATGTCCGCCAGGTGCTGGAGCTGGCGCTGACCCCGGCCGGCACCGAGGTGGCGATGGCCGCCTGATGCCACGCCCTCCCCCGGCCACGCGCCGGGGGAGGGGCCACCGGTGGACTAGGGTCGGGCGCCATGAGTCCCTCCATCGCCACCAACACCCGTGTCGAACTGCCCGGACTGCTGGAGTTCGTCCGCCCCCGGCACCGCGCCATCCTGCTCACCCGGCGCGCGGACGGCGCCCCGCAGGGCTCCCCGCTGACCTGCGGGGTGGACGACGACGGACGGATCGTGGTCTCCACGTATCCCGAGCGCGCCAAGACGAGGAACGCCCGCCGTGACGAGCGGGTCTCCCTGATCGTCCTGTCGGACGAGTGGAACGGCCCCTGGGTCCAGGTCGACGGCACCGCCGAGGTGCTGGACCTGCCCGAGGCACTGGAGCCGCTGGTCACCTACTACCGCAACATCGCCGGCGAGCACCCGGACTGGGACGAGTACCGCGCGGCGATGACCAAGCAGGGCAAGTCCCTGATCCGGATCACCCCCACCCACTGGGGCCCGATCGCCACCGGCGGCTTCCCGGCCCGGCTGGCCTGACCCGGCTGCCGTCGGGCCGTCGACGGGCCGCCCGCGCGGCCCTGGCGACGCTCCGACGGCCGTGTCCGTTTTCCGCCAGTGGAGAGCTCGCGCCGGGCGCACACTGGGCAGTGTGATGGACGACGACAGCAGGTACGAGGCGGTCCGCAGCCGCGACGAGCGGTTCGACGGGGTCTTCTACACGGCCGTGCGCACCACCGGCATCTACTGCCGGCCCAGCTGCCCGGCCGTCACCCCCAAGCGGGCTCACGTCACCTTCCACCCCTCGGCCGCCGCCGCCCAGGCCGCCGGCTACCGGGCCTGCCGCCGCTGCCGCCCCGACGCCGTCCCCGGATCGGCGGAGTGGAACGTCCGCGCCGACGCGGTCGGGCGCGCCATGCGCATGATCGCCGACGGTGTCGTGGACCGCGACGGCGTCACCGGGCTCGCCTCCCGGCTCGGCTACAGCCCCCGCCAGGTGCAGCGCCAGCTCACCACCGAACTCGGCGCGGGACCCGTCGCGCTGGCCCGCGCCCAGCGCGCGCACAGCGCCCGCATCCTGCTCCAGAGCACCGCGCTGCCGATCACCGAGATCGCCTTCGCGGCCGGGTTCTCCAGCGTCCGGCAGTTCAACGACACGATCCGGCAGGTCTACGCCCGCACCCCCACCGAGGTCCGTGGCGGCCGGACCACCCCGCCCCAGGACCGGGCCGGCGTCCCGCTGCGGCTGGCCCACCGGGGTCCGTACGCAGCCCGGGAGATCTTCGACTTCCTCGGCCGCCGTGCCATCACGGGCATCGAGGAGATGACGGGGGAGCCGGGTGCCCGTCTCTACCGCCGTTCCCTCGACCTGCCGCACGGCAGCGGCATCGCCGAGGTGGGCGAGCACGACGGGAAGGGCTGGCTGCCCGCCCGGCTCATGCTGACGGACCTGCGGGATCTCACCACGGCCGTGCAGCGGCTGCGCCGGCTGTTCGACCTGGACGCCGATCCGTACGCGGTCGCCGAGCGCTTCGCCGCCGATCCGCATCTGGGGCCGCTCGCCGCCGCCCGCCCCGGGCTGCGGTCCCCCGGCGCCGCCCAGCCGCACGAACTGGCGGTGCGCGCCGTCCTCGGCCAGCAGATCACGGTGGCCGGTGCCCGGACCCTGGGCGGCACCCTGGTCGCGGCGTACGGCAAGCCGCTGCCGGCGCCCGACGGTGCTCTCACCCATGTCTTCCCCACCGCCGACGCCCTCGCCGGTGCCCCGCTCGGCGAGCTGGGCATGCCCGGGGCCAGGCGCCGCACCCTGCGCACGCTGTGCGCCGCGCTCGCCGACGGCACCGTGACCCTCGACCCCGGCGCCGACCGTGACGCGACGGAGGCCGCGTTGCTCGCGCTGCCCGGGATCGGCCCGTGGACCGCCGGCTATCTGCGGATGCGGGCGCTGGGCGATCCGGATGTCTTCCTGCCGGGGGACGCCGGGGTGCGGCACGGTCTGGCGGGTATCGGCGCCACCGCGGCCGACGCGGAGGGCTGGCGGCCGTGGCGTTCGTACGCGGTCCACCATCTGTGGCAGGTCACCCCGGCGGCGCGGACCGGCCATCGCGACTGACGTCGGCCCGGGGCCGCTGGGCGCGCGGATCGGGCGCGACCGTATCAGCCGGGTTCAGCCGGGCAGTCCCCAGCTGAGGATGCGGCGCGGACGCACCCGGATGACCTCCGGGCTGAAGCCGGGGCCCAGATCCACCTCGCCCACCAGCAGTTGGGCGATCCCGCGGATCTCCACCCCGCGTACCCGCCAGGGGGTGACGCTCGCCAGGTCGTCCACGACCAGCGACAGATGGGGATTGACCGTCAGGTTGCGCCACTTGACCGAGGCGCCCATCGCCTGGCCGCCGATCAGCAGCGTGCCGTCGACCTGTGCGAAGAAGCCCACCGGCTTTGCCTGCGGGCGTCCGGCGGGATCCACCGTGGCCAGCCGGGCCAGCCGCTGGGTGGCCAGGTAGGCGCGCTCGGCGGGGCTGAACTCAACCTGCTCCGTCATGGCCGCAGCCTGCCACGGCCCGGCCTCAGCCCCACCGCAGCACGCCGAGCCACAACCCCGTCACCAGCAGACATGCCGCCAGTTCGACCAGCATCCGGCGCCCGACCGAGCGCATGATGACGCGGGTGGAGGACACCGCCGCGCCGTGGTCACCGAGCCGGGCCCGCTCCCACCCGTACAGGGCCCCGATGAACCCCGGCACCACCCCGACCACCGGCAGGACGAAGAAACCGACGATCCCCGTCCCCCCGGCGAACAGCAGCTGACGCTTCCGTACCCCGGCCTCCCGCCGGCCGGCGGCCGGAAGCAGCCACTGCACCACTTGATGAACCAGTAATAACGCGGTGGCGGTGACCAGCACCCACCACGCCTGCGAGGTGCCTTCGGCGGAACTCCACCAGAACACCGCCGCCCACACCGCCAGTGATCCCGGCACCCCGGGCACCATGATGCCCAGCAGACCCAACAGCATCACCAGGCCCACCAGCAACAGCTGCCATATCCCCATGGGCCCCAGGCTGCCGCATATCGATCAGCGGCGCCGCATCCGGGTCAAGGTTCAGCCGAACTGACGCTCGATCTGGGCCAGTTTCTCCTCAAGAGAGTTGAGCCGGCCGTCCGCGCCGGACAGATCGGTACGGGAGGACGCGGCCGTCGCGGTGGCGGTGCCACCGCTGCCCGGGGCGTCCAGCGCCCGCCGTCCGCCGGGAGCCTGACCGGACTCCAGCGCCGCCGGCTCCGTACGGTCCCCGCCGGCCTGCTCCACCGCGACCTCGACCCGCTGCTGCCGGCCCAGCGCCTTGATCCGCGCCTTCTCCAGCTTGCGCTGCTCCTTGCGGCGGGCCTTCTCCAGCTCCTTGGTACGGCGCTCCTCGCGGACCTCCTCGACGGCCTCGTCCAGGGTGCGGACATTCTCCAGCAGCATCAGCGACCAGGCACCGTAGGTCTCGCGCGGCGCCCGCATCCACCGGACGAACCGGATCTGCGGCAGCGGACGCGGCACCAGGCCCTGCTCGCGCAGCGCCGCCTTGCGGGTCTGCTTGAGCGCGCGGTCGAAGAGGATGGCCGCGGAGAGCGACATCCCGGCGAAGAACTGCGGGGCGCCGGCGTGCATCTCACCGCGCGGCGCGTGCACCCAGTTGAACCAGGCGGCGGCACCGGCGAACAGCCACACCAGCATCCGCGAGCCCAGCGACGCGTCGCCCTGGCTCGCCTCGCGCACCGCGATCACCGCACAGAACATGGCCGCGCCGTCCAGGCCGAACGGGACCAGGTACTCCCAGCCGCCCGAGAGGTTCAGGTTCTCCCGGCCGAAGCCGACCAGCCCCTGGAAGGACAGCGCCGCCGCCACTCCGGCGCAGCAGAAGAGCAGAAGGTAGGAGGCGGTCGCGTACGCGCGCTCCTTGCGCCGGCGGCGCTCCTCCATCACTTCCCACGAGTCGCTCTGCACCCCGTCGGCAGCCGCTGCCGCAGGTTTGCGTCCCTTGCTCATCAGGGTCACCGCGACAAGGGCACCCGCCAGGAGCACGGCTCCTGCGATCACCCAGCTGAACTCTATGTCGGTCATAGCGGAGCACCTTACCCGGCTCGGGAGGCCGTCTTTCGCGGCTGTGTTTCCGCCAGCATCCTGCGTCAACGAGGGGGTTCGCTGGTGGGGTTGACAACCCGGCCCCACCAATGGGTGAGGCGCGGAAAGGGGTTGTGCTATTTGTTGCGAAACCTTTAGCGAACGGCTGTCAACCGTTCGATCCGCTCGCTGTCACACATGCGCGGGCAGGTCACACACGTGGACTCGGGACGCAGTGTGTAGAAGAGACAGCAGCTCACCCGGTCGCGGGTGCGCAGCACCGCGCCATCCGGACCGGTGAGGTCCCGGAACGCGGCACCACCCGGATAGGGGGTGGTGCCACCGGGCAGCAGCAACTGCGCCTCGGCGAGCGCGCGCTCCTCCTCACCGAGCAGCGAACCCAGGTACCACAGGCTCTCGGTGAGCTCATCGGTCGCCATGCCCCACAGCGCCCGGCTGCCCCGGCGCATCCGCGGCCGGAACCCCTCGAGCACCGGCCCCAGATGGGCGGCCGCCGCCTCGCGCACCGCCGCCCGCAGCGCCTCCTCGTCCGCGACCACCCGGGCATCCGGATGACCGGCCAGCGGATCGTCGGGCAGACAGCTGAAGGTGCGGGCGGCTGCCGTGATCAGGCCATCGGCGCGATGGAATGCGACATCCGCCGGCTCCAGCCACGGCACCCGGCGCAACAGGAAGTAGGGGAGCGTGAACAGGACGGCGGCGGGCCACGCGTACCGGTGCAGTGCGAAACTGGCCACGACCTGTGGCCGGCCCCGCTGTCCGTAGTCGGCGAGAATGCGTTCGTCGTCCCAGGTCAGGAAGTCCTCCAGCACCGGCCCCGCCTCGGCGAGATCGCTGCCGCGCACCCAGCCCGGGCCGCCGCGCGGCTCCTCCTGGGTGAACCGGAGGGTGCTCAGGACATCATTCGCACGATCGAGTGCGGGTGCCAGCGGATGGGCCGGGGCGAGAGCGGAGACGTGCATGGTGCCACCGAATCAAGTGCAAGGGCGAAACGGAGAGGTAAGGCTTACCTTACCCGATCACGGAGGGGGTTTGATCTCGGCCCATATCGGCCTAGGGTGCTCGGCATCACTTTTTCCGGTGGAGGGGGCGCCCGCGTGGATGCGTACATAGCGACGGCCCCTGCCGCGCCGGTGGTGCGCCCCGACC
It contains:
- a CDS encoding PPOX class F420-dependent oxidoreductase, which produces MSPSIATNTRVELPGLLEFVRPRHRAILLTRRADGAPQGSPLTCGVDDDGRIVVSTYPERAKTRNARRDERVSLIVLSDEWNGPWVQVDGTAEVLDLPEALEPLVTYYRNIAGEHPDWDEYRAAMTKQGKSLIRITPTHWGPIATGGFPARLA
- a CDS encoding AlkA N-terminal domain-containing protein; amino-acid sequence: MDDDSRYEAVRSRDERFDGVFYTAVRTTGIYCRPSCPAVTPKRAHVTFHPSAAAAQAAGYRACRRCRPDAVPGSAEWNVRADAVGRAMRMIADGVVDRDGVTGLASRLGYSPRQVQRQLTTELGAGPVALARAQRAHSARILLQSTALPITEIAFAAGFSSVRQFNDTIRQVYARTPTEVRGGRTTPPQDRAGVPLRLAHRGPYAAREIFDFLGRRAITGIEEMTGEPGARLYRRSLDLPHGSGIAEVGEHDGKGWLPARLMLTDLRDLTTAVQRLRRLFDLDADPYAVAERFAADPHLGPLAAARPGLRSPGAAQPHELAVRAVLGQQITVAGARTLGGTLVAAYGKPLPAPDGALTHVFPTADALAGAPLGELGMPGARRRTLRTLCAALADGTVTLDPGADRDATEAALLALPGIGPWTAGYLRMRALGDPDVFLPGDAGVRHGLAGIGATAADAEGWRPWRSYAVHHLWQVTPAARTGHRD
- a CDS encoding PPOX class F420-dependent oxidoreductase; the encoded protein is MTEQVEFSPAERAYLATQRLARLATVDPAGRPQAKPVGFFAQVDGTLLIGGQAMGASVKWRNLTVNPHLSLVVDDLASVTPWRVRGVEIRGIAQLLVGEVDLGPGFSPEVIRVRPRRILSWGLPG
- a CDS encoding DUF456 domain-containing protein, encoding MGIWQLLLVGLVMLLGLLGIMVPGVPGSLAVWAAVFWWSSAEGTSQAWWVLVTATALLLVHQVVQWLLPAAGRREAGVRKRQLLFAGGTGIVGFFVLPVVGVVPGFIGALYGWERARLGDHGAAVSSTRVIMRSVGRRMLVELAACLLVTGLWLGVLRWG
- a CDS encoding DUF2637 domain-containing protein, which produces MTDIEFSWVIAGAVLLAGALVAVTLMSKGRKPAAAAADGVQSDSWEVMEERRRRKERAYATASYLLLFCCAGVAAALSFQGLVGFGRENLNLSGGWEYLVPFGLDGAAMFCAVIAVREASQGDASLGSRMLVWLFAGAAAWFNWVHAPRGEMHAGAPQFFAGMSLSAAILFDRALKQTRKAALREQGLVPRPLPQIRFVRWMRAPRETYGAWSLMLLENVRTLDEAVEEVREERRTKELEKARRKEQRKLEKARIKALGRQQRVEVAVEQAGGDRTEPAALESGQAPGGRRALDAPGSGGTATATAASSRTDLSGADGRLNSLEEKLAQIERQFG
- a CDS encoding (2Fe-2S)-binding protein; translated protein: MHVSALAPAHPLAPALDRANDVLSTLRFTQEEPRGGPGWVRGSDLAEAGPVLEDFLTWDDERILADYGQRGRPQVVASFALHRYAWPAAVLFTLPYFLLRRVPWLEPADVAFHRADGLITAAARTFSCLPDDPLAGHPDARVVADEEALRAAVREAAAAHLGPVLEGFRPRMRRGSRALWGMATDELTESLWYLGSLLGEEERALAEAQLLLPGGTTPYPGGAAFRDLTGPDGAVLRTRDRVSCCLFYTLRPESTCVTCPRMCDSERIERLTAVR